The following coding sequences lie in one Apium graveolens cultivar Ventura chromosome 3, ASM990537v1, whole genome shotgun sequence genomic window:
- the LOC141712216 gene encoding mannitol dehydrogenase-like — protein MAKSPETEHPVKAVGWGATDTSGHLSPFKFSRRETGKQDVRFKVLYCGVCHSDLHMIKNEWGMTKYPIVPGHEIVGVVTEVGSKVKKVKVGDNVGVGCLVGSCGSCESCNGDMENYCPKLIQTYSSPYVDGSITHGGYSESMVADEHFVVRWPENLPLDSGAPLLCAGITTYSPLRHFGLDKPGTKVGIVGLGGLGHVAVKIAKAFGAHVTVISTSEGKRKEATEKLGADSFLVSRDPEQLKGAMGSMDGIIDTVSANHPVVPLLGLLKADGKLIMIGLPDKPMEVPAFPLVFGRKTLAGSAIGGLKETQEMLDFAAKHNITADVEVIPVDYVNTAMERLMKSDVRYRFVIDIGNTLKAE, from the exons ATGGCAAAGTCACCAGAAACTGAACATCCCGTGAAGGCTGTTGGATGGGGTGCTACTGATACATCCGGCCATCTTTCTCCATTCAAATTTTCAAGAAG AGAAACAGGTAAACAGGATGTGAGGTTTAAAGTGTTGTACTGCGGGGTATGTCATTCCGATCTTCACATGATCAAAAATGAATGGGGCATGACCAAGTATCCTATTGTTCCTGG GCATGAGATTGTTGGAGTGGTAACAGAAGTGGGGAGCAAAGTGAAAAAAGTCAAGGTTGGAGATAATGTTGGAGTAGGGTGCTTGGTTGGATCTTGCGGTTCATGTGAAAGTTGCAACGGTGATATGGAGAATTACTGTCCAAAGCTAATACAGACCTACAGTTCTCCCTATGTTGATGGAAGCATTACCCACGGAGGGTATTCTGAATCAATGGTTGCAGACGAGCATTTTGTTGTCCGTTGGCCTGAAAATTTGCCACTTGATTCTGGTGCTCCTCTGCTTTGTGCTGGGATCACAACTTATAGTCCCCTCAGACACTTTGGACTAGACAAGCCTGGTACTAAAGTTGGAATTGTAGGTTTAGGTGGGCTTGGGCACGTAGCTGTTAAGATTGCAAAAGCATTTGGTGCTCATGTAACAGTTATTAGTACTTCTGAAGGCAAGAGAAAGGAAGCTACAGAAAAACTTGGTGCTGATTCTTTTTTGGTTAGTCGTGATCCCGAGCAGTTGAAG GGTGCGATGGGCTCAATGGATGGCATCATTGATACAGTCTCTGCTAATCACCCTGTGGTACCTTTGCTTGGGCTATTGAAAGCTGATGGAAAGCTTATAATGATTGGTTTACCAGATAAACCTATGGAGGTTCCGGCTTTCCCTTTAGTTTTTG GGAGAAAGACCCTTGCTGGGAGTGCTATCGGTGGACTGAAGGAAACACAAGAAATGCTTGATTTTGCAGCAAAGCACAACATAACAGCTGATGTTGAGGTTATTCCTGTGGACTACGTGAACACAGCGATGGAGAGACTAATGAAATCGGATGTCCGTTATAGGTTTGTCATTGACATTGGGAATACACTGAAGGCCGAGTAA
- the LOC141714176 gene encoding BOI-related E3 ubiquitin-protein ligase 1-like: protein MASEARHPNHLSQQSITNKREFVKIDQATTVTNTLQMVPANPFVLTMGNPWLGLNNLFPGSTSMLIQPQFATTMGHPSLGLNNLINTGSTNMVIQPQTYSMYTKNGLTNSVPNDPRKRSRNAMENQLNNLNIVHHSTNQIQLQGFAAQIFEKNLKSLLETDLILSKYSKKIKMEIAARQKEAPRIMFDGVEAPLMKKLKENEEEILDVGKLNIALEERVKSLMLRTSFWKVLITLGKLGPNDTNQGLPASGGVVADCMNNFGKNEERGGQGRKSVTTAGNGKLARGTEANSRCRMCKKCGERESCVLVLPCKHLCLCTVCSEAINLQDANCPGSNSLIMGMLCVSLT, encoded by the exons ATGGCATCTGAAGCTAGGCATCCCAATCACTTATCTCAGCAATCCATCACCAACAAAAG AGAATTTGTGAAGATTGATCAAGCAACAACGGTCACTAACACTTTACAAATGGTTCCTGCAAATCCATTTGTTTTAACAATGGGAAATCCTTGGTTGGGATTGAATAATCTGTTTCCCGGTTCAACTAGTATGTTGATTCAACCACAATTTGCTACAACAATGGGGCACCCTTCGCTGGGCTTGAATAATCTAATTAATACTGGTTCAACTAATATGGTGATTCAACCACAAACTTATTCAATGTATACTAAAAATGGACTTACTAACAGTGTACCAAATGACCCAAGAAAGCGATCAAGAAATGCAATGGAAAATCAGTTAAATAACTTGAATATCGTCCACCACAGCACAAATCAGATTCAACTTCAAGGTTTTGCAGCacaaatttttgaaaaaaatttgaAATCTCTGTTGGAGACGGACTTGATCCTTTCAAAAtat AGCAAGAAGATTAAGATGGAAATTGCAGCTAGACAAAAGGAAGCGCCAAGAATTATGTTTGATGGTGTGGAAGCGCCTTTGATGAAAAAGTTGAAAGAAAATGAAGAGGAAATTTTAGATGTAGGGAAACTAAACATAGCACTTGAAGAAAGAGTGAAGAGTTTAATGCTGAGAACAAGTTTTTGGAAGGTGTTGATAACATTAGGCAAACT AGGGCCTAATGATACCAACCAGGGCCTTCCAGCCAGTGGTGGGGTGGTGGCAGATTGTATGAACAACTTTGGGAAGAATGAAGAAAGGGGTGGTCAGGGGCGGAAGTCAGTAACAACTGCAGGTAATGGTAAGTTAGCGAGGGGGACGGAGGCTAATAGCAGATGTCGTATGTGTAAGAAATGTGGGGAAAGAGAATCGTGCGTGTTGGTGTTGCCTTGTAAGCATCTTTGCCTATGTACAGTCTGTTCAGAGGCCATTAATCTACAAGATGCTAACTGCCCGGGGAGTAATTCTCTCATTATGGGAATGCTGTGCGTTAGCCTGACTTGA